In Mycolicibacterium gadium, the genomic window CGCGATGTCGACAAAGCGACGTCCGTGATGCGTACCCACATCGGCCGAACGGCAAAGCACGTCTCAAAGGGCAACTGACCCCAAAAAACGGATCACCCGCGCAGGCGCAGTTTCGGCGGTCTGCGCCGCGACCGGAACGTCCCAATACTCGTTGATGGGAAGGCACTCCTGTAGGTAACGCGCCGCCGAGGGTGCATGCGACGCATCTTCACCCGGCACGATGAGCGCGGGCACGTCCGACACCAGTAGGTCATCAGCTTCAGGGCCAGGCACGGTGTCACGGTCGAACAACAGAGTCGCCATCGCCGCGACAGTGATCTGGTATTGACGGCTGCCGAGATCACGGTATTGCGCGGCGAAATCAGGGTCGGAGCGCAACACGCTGACCCAAGGACCCAGTCTGGCGTCTGAGGAGAAGTTGCCTTCGGTCGTTGCCGCCAGGTCGACAACACCGGCCAGCCCGTGCTCCGCGGCGTAGGCGAGGTGGGCTCGGAACCGTTCGAGCTGCTTTCGCCGGTACCGTACGCCGCCGGCCGGCGAATACAGCACCATCCCCCCAACCCGCCCGCGATGAGCGCTCGCCATGCACGCCGCGATCGAACACCCAATGCAGGCACCCATGATATGCACTCGGCCCAGCCGGAGATGGTCCAACAGGCCGACACCCTGTCTCACGTAATCAGCCCATGAGACACGCTCGACGCGCCCGCCAGACTCGCCGGCCTCACGCTTGTCGAACGTGATGCATTGGAACCGCTCCTGCAACTGTGACAGCATCCGCGTTCGACGATAGAGGCCGTGCTTCTCCCACGCGTCCATGGATGCGGCGAAGCCGCCGGGCGAGAACATCAGCAGCGGCGGGCCCGAACCTGCTACCGCGTAACGCGTTTCAATGCCATCGATCCTCGCCGAAGCCACGTTCAACGTCGAAGACCTCCCCTGATCTGGCGAGCAGCCCGCACGTCATCTGCATACGCCGTGATGGCGTCCAGCGCGATCTGGGCGACGTTGGCATAAGTATCCGGTGGGCTGTCGAGCCCATCGGCGCTGTAACCAATTGCGGCCGTGGCCATCCGGATCCGGCCGTCCAGCCACGGGCCGCCACCGAATCCACCGAGCACCGGGATGGGCACCGCCTCGGCCACTGCCGCCCCAACGACGGGTCCCGAATTCGTGAAGTTCAGCAGCACTGCGCCCGCATCAGCGAGACGACGGGCCTCACAAACCATCTCATTGAGAAGTTCGTCTGAAACCGCATCCTCGGCGCTCGGTGTGGCGCTATACGTCACACCGTATTTGAGGGAAGTCTGCGGGGTGATACCGAACTGAGCGAACACGGGAATCCCTGCACGCGTCACCGCGGTCACGGCATCTAGATGATCGG contains:
- a CDS encoding alpha/beta fold hydrolase, translated to MASARIDGIETRYAVAGSGPPLLMFSPGGFAASMDAWEKHGLYRRTRMLSQLQERFQCITFDKREAGESGGRVERVSWADYVRQGVGLLDHLRLGRVHIMGACIGCSIAACMASAHRGRVGGMVLYSPAGGVRYRRKQLERFRAHLAYAAEHGLAGVVDLAATTEGNFSSDARLGPWVSVLRSDPDFAAQYRDLGSRQYQITVAAMATLLFDRDTVPGPEADDLLVSDVPALIVPGEDASHAPSAARYLQECLPINEYWDVPVAAQTAETAPARVIRFLGSVAL
- a CDS encoding 3-methyl-2-oxobutanoate hydroxymethyltransferase codes for the protein MGTKVKLADLQDMKLREQKIVGVVAWDYQMARIVDRAGVDLVSVGDTVGINLWGQPNQLEITMDQMVVVCQAVRRGVRRALLSCDFPFGPLQDGRKSAVRAAIRLAKEAGIDMVKLDGASDHLDAVTAVTRAGIPVFAQFGITPQTSLKYGVTYSATPSAEDAVSDELLNEMVCEARRLADAGAVLLNFTNSGPVVGAAVAEAVPIPVLGGFGGGPWLDGRIRMATAAIGYSADGLDSPPDTYANVAQIALDAITAYADDVRAARQIRGGLRR